In Comamonadaceae bacterium OS-1, a single window of DNA contains:
- the ytfQ gene encoding ABC transporter periplasmic-binding protein YtfQ, with product MRIHRRTLAIALAAAPLAALLPGTVFAQKKIVLGFSQVGAESEWRTANTESIKASAAEAGIELKFSDAQQKQENQIKAIRSFIAQKVDVIAFSPVVESGWETVLREAKAAKIPVVLTDRSVNVKDDSLYVSFMGSDFIEEGRKAGRWLVEAMKGSTGDVNIVELQGTVGSAPAIDRKKGFEEIIKADPKFKIIRSQTGDFTRAKGKEVMEAFLKAEGKKINVLYAHNDDMAIGAIQAIEEAGMKPAKDITIISIDAVKGAFEAMIAGKLNVSVECSPLLGPQLMSAVKDLKAGKTLQKRIVTEEGIFPMEVAAKEFPKRKY from the coding sequence ATGCGCATCCATCGCCGTACCCTCGCCATCGCACTGGCCGCTGCACCCTTGGCGGCACTGCTGCCAGGCACCGTGTTCGCACAGAAGAAGATCGTGCTCGGTTTTAGCCAGGTCGGGGCCGAAAGCGAGTGGCGCACCGCCAATACCGAGTCCATCAAGGCCTCGGCCGCCGAAGCCGGTATCGAGCTGAAGTTCTCCGATGCCCAGCAAAAGCAGGAGAACCAGATCAAGGCCATCCGCTCCTTCATCGCCCAAAAAGTGGACGTGATCGCGTTCTCGCCCGTGGTCGAGTCCGGCTGGGAAACCGTGCTGCGCGAAGCCAAGGCCGCCAAGATCCCCGTGGTGCTGACCGACCGCTCGGTGAATGTGAAGGACGACTCGCTGTACGTCTCGTTCATGGGCTCGGACTTCATCGAAGAAGGCCGCAAGGCAGGCCGCTGGCTGGTGGAAGCCATGAAGGGCAGCACCGGCGATGTGAACATCGTCGAACTGCAAGGCACGGTGGGCTCGGCCCCGGCCATCGACCGCAAGAAGGGCTTTGAAGAAATCATCAAGGCCGACCCCAAGTTCAAGATCATCCGCTCGCAAACCGGCGACTTCACCCGCGCCAAGGGCAAGGAAGTCATGGAGGCCTTCCTCAAGGCCGAAGGCAAGAAAATCAATGTGCTGTACGCGCACAACGACGACATGGCCATTGGTGCCATCCAGGCCATCGAAGAAGCCGGCATGAAGCCTGCCAAGGACATCACCATCATCTCCATCGATGCCGTCAAGGGCGCATTCGAGGCCATGATTGCCGGCAAGCTGAATGTGTCGGTCGAGTGCAGCCCGCTGCTGGGCCCGCAACTGATGTCGGCCGTGAAAGACCTGAAGGCGGGCAAAACCCTGCAAAAACGCATCGTCACCGAAGAAGGCATCTTCCCGATGGAAGTGGCTGCCAAAGAGTTCCCCAAGCGTAAGTACTGA
- the chvE gene encoding multiple sugar-binding periplasmic receptor ChvE, giving the protein MKRTLLKSVLASLALAALGVAPQANAQDKGTIGISMPTKSSARWIADGDNMVKVLKDRGYKTDLQYADDDIPNQLAQIENMVTKGVKVLVIASIDGTTLSKVLQNAADKGVKVIAYDRLIKGSKNVDYYATFDNFQVGVLQAGTIVDKLGLKQGKGPFNIELFGGSPDDNNAFFFYDGAMSVFKPYIDSGKLVVRSKQMGMEKVGTLRWDGAVAQARMDNLLSAFYTKDKVDAVLSPYDGISIGILSSLKGVGYCTKTQACPVVSGQDAEVPSVKSILRGEQYSTIFKDTRELAKVTANMVDAELSGKKPEVNDTKTYNNGIKVVPAYLLKPVAVDATNWNPILIGSGYYKESQIK; this is encoded by the coding sequence ATGAAACGTACGTTACTCAAATCTGTGCTGGCTAGCCTGGCCTTGGCGGCACTCGGTGTGGCACCGCAGGCCAATGCCCAAGACAAGGGCACCATCGGCATCTCCATGCCGACCAAGTCTTCGGCCCGCTGGATTGCAGATGGCGACAACATGGTCAAAGTGTTGAAAGACCGTGGCTACAAGACCGATTTGCAGTACGCCGACGACGACATCCCGAACCAGCTCGCCCAGATCGAGAACATGGTCACCAAGGGTGTGAAGGTTTTGGTGATTGCCTCCATCGACGGCACCACGCTGTCCAAAGTGCTGCAAAACGCGGCCGACAAGGGTGTCAAGGTTATCGCCTATGACCGCCTGATCAAGGGCTCGAAGAACGTGGACTACTACGCCACCTTCGACAACTTCCAGGTCGGCGTGCTGCAAGCGGGCACCATCGTGGACAAGCTGGGCCTGAAGCAGGGCAAGGGTCCGTTCAACATCGAACTGTTTGGCGGCTCGCCAGATGACAACAACGCCTTCTTCTTCTATGACGGCGCGATGAGCGTGTTCAAGCCCTACATCGACAGCGGCAAGCTGGTGGTGCGCAGCAAGCAAATGGGCATGGAAAAAGTCGGTACCCTGCGTTGGGACGGCGCGGTGGCCCAGGCCCGCATGGACAATCTGTTGTCGGCCTTCTACACCAAGGACAAGGTCGATGCCGTGCTGTCTCCGTACGACGGTATCTCCATCGGCATCTTGTCCTCGCTCAAGGGCGTGGGTTACTGCACCAAGACCCAGGCCTGCCCTGTGGTGAGCGGCCAGGATGCGGAAGTGCCTTCGGTCAAGTCCATCCTGCGCGGCGAACAGTACTCGACCATCTTCAAGGACACGCGTGAGCTGGCCAAGGTCACCGCCAACATGGTGGACGCAGAACTGTCCGGCAAGAAGCCCGAAGTCAACGACACCAAGACCTACAACAACGGCATCAAGGTGGTGCCTGCCTACCTGCTCAAGCCCGTGGCTGTGGATGCCACTAACTGGAACCCGATCCTGATCGGCAGCGGCTACTACAAAGAATCGCAAATCAAGTAA
- the xylG gene encoding xylose import ATP-binding protein XylG → MVNTILEMHDIRKTFPGVVALNKVNLRVSAGEIHALVGENGAGKSTLMKVLSGVYPHGEYTGEIRYQGQEQRFKGIHDSEQQGIIIIHQELALVPLLSIAENIFLGNETARNGVIDWMAAHSQTQALLKKVGLKESPDALITNIGVGKQQLVEIAKALSKKVKLLILDEPTASLNETDSDALLMLLLELKAQGIACILISHKLNEISKVADSITILRDGTTVETLDCRAETISEDRVIRGMVGREMADRYPKRTPQIGETVFELRDWRAYHPQHADREMVKGINLTVKRGEIVGIAGLMGAGRTELAMSVFGKSWGQRISGKALLHGKEIDVSTVQKAVSHGLAYVTEDRKGNGLVLGEDIQWNTSLANLPGVSKNGVIDDGREFAVAQGYREKMRTRCSGVDQKVVNLSGGNQQKVVLSKWLFTNPEVLILDEPTRGIDVGAKFEIYTLIAQLAAEGKCVIVISSEMPELLGLSDRIYVMNEGRFVAEMPTAEASQEKIMRAIVSAN, encoded by the coding sequence ATGGTGAACACGATCCTAGAGATGCACGACATCCGCAAGACATTCCCCGGAGTGGTTGCACTGAACAAAGTGAACCTGCGCGTCAGCGCGGGTGAAATACATGCCCTGGTCGGCGAGAACGGCGCGGGCAAATCGACCTTGATGAAGGTGCTGTCGGGCGTGTACCCGCACGGCGAATACACCGGCGAAATCCGCTACCAGGGCCAGGAGCAGCGCTTCAAGGGCATCCACGACAGCGAACAGCAGGGCATCATCATCATCCACCAGGAGCTGGCCCTGGTGCCGCTGCTGTCGATTGCCGAAAACATCTTTCTGGGCAACGAGACCGCACGCAACGGCGTGATCGACTGGATGGCCGCGCACAGCCAGACCCAGGCACTGCTGAAGAAGGTGGGCCTGAAGGAATCGCCCGACGCGCTGATCACCAACATCGGCGTGGGCAAGCAGCAACTGGTGGAAATTGCCAAGGCGCTGTCCAAAAAAGTCAAGCTGCTGATCCTGGACGAGCCCACCGCCAGCCTGAACGAGACCGACAGCGATGCGCTCTTGATGCTGCTGCTGGAGCTCAAGGCCCAGGGCATTGCCTGCATTTTGATTTCGCACAAGCTCAACGAAATCTCCAAGGTGGCCGACTCCATCACCATCCTGCGCGACGGCACCACGGTGGAAACACTGGACTGCCGCGCCGAGACCATCAGCGAAGACCGCGTGATCCGCGGCATGGTGGGCCGCGAGATGGCCGACCGCTACCCCAAGCGCACGCCGCAGATTGGTGAAACCGTGTTCGAGCTGCGCGACTGGCGCGCCTACCACCCGCAGCACGCCGACCGCGAGATGGTCAAAGGCATCAACCTCACCGTCAAGCGCGGCGAGATCGTCGGCATTGCCGGGCTGATGGGCGCCGGCCGCACCGAGCTGGCCATGAGCGTGTTTGGCAAATCCTGGGGCCAGCGCATCAGCGGCAAGGCGCTGCTGCATGGCAAGGAAATCGACGTGTCCACGGTGCAAAAAGCCGTCAGCCACGGCCTGGCCTACGTGACCGAAGACCGCAAGGGCAACGGCCTGGTGCTGGGTGAAGACATCCAGTGGAACACCTCGCTGGCGAATCTGCCCGGTGTGTCCAAAAACGGGGTCATCGATGATGGCCGCGAGTTTGCCGTGGCCCAGGGCTACCGCGAAAAAATGCGTACCCGCTGCTCGGGTGTGGACCAGAAAGTGGTCAACCTGTCGGGCGGCAACCAGCAAAAGGTGGTGCTCAGCAAATGGCTGTTCACCAACCCCGAGGTGCTGATCCTGGACGAGCCCACCCGCGGCATCGACGTGGGGGCCAAGTTCGAGATTTACACGCTAATTGCGCAGCTCGCCGCCGAAGGCAAATGCGTGATCGTGATCTCCAGCGAGATGCCCGAACTGCTGGGCCTGTCGGACCGCATCTACGTGATGAACGAAGGGCGTTTTGTGGCCGAGATGCCCACCGCCGAGGCCAGCCAGGAAAAAATCATGCGCGCCATCGTCAGCGCCAACTAG
- the xylH_1 gene encoding xylose transport system permease protein XylH has protein sequence MENTTTTPAAPAATAAPSGLSFFKSNLREYGMLLSLVAIMGFFQFMTGGTLMQPLNLTNLVLQNSYIVIMALGMLLVIVAGHIDLSVGSIVGFVGAVAAVLMVNYNWHYLPTAIVCLAVGGLIGAAQGYFVAFFRIPSFIVTLAGMLVFRGLALALLQGQSVGPFPDTFQSLSSGFIPDLLSSEGLRLTSLLLGVLVALALVVAGIRARANQQKHGVTGEPTAFFWGKMVIFSALLITFSYLLASYKGLPNVLIVMALLIAVFDFVTSRTTIGRRVYALGGNEKAAKLSGIKTERLAFYTFINMGVLAALAGLVFAARLNTATPKGGLGFELDVIAACFIGGASASGGVGKVMGAVIGAFIMGVMNNGMSIMGIGIDYQQIIKGLVLLAAVFVDVYNKNKG, from the coding sequence ATGGAAAACACAACAACAACCCCTGCGGCCCCTGCTGCCACCGCCGCGCCTTCGGGCCTGAGCTTCTTCAAGAGCAACCTGCGCGAATACGGCATGCTGCTGTCGCTGGTGGCCATCATGGGCTTCTTCCAGTTCATGACCGGCGGCACGCTGATGCAGCCGCTGAACCTGACCAACCTGGTGCTGCAGAACAGCTACATCGTCATCATGGCGCTGGGCATGCTGCTGGTGATCGTGGCCGGGCACATCGACCTGTCGGTGGGCTCCATCGTCGGCTTTGTCGGCGCGGTGGCCGCGGTGCTGATGGTCAACTACAACTGGCATTACCTGCCCACGGCCATCGTCTGCCTGGCGGTGGGCGGGCTGATCGGTGCGGCGCAGGGCTACTTTGTGGCCTTCTTCCGCATCCCGTCTTTCATCGTCACCCTGGCCGGCATGCTGGTGTTTCGCGGCCTGGCGCTGGCGCTGCTGCAAGGGCAGTCGGTAGGGCCGTTCCCTGACACCTTCCAGTCGCTGAGCTCGGGTTTCATCCCGGACCTGCTCAGCTCGGAAGGCCTGCGCCTGACCTCGCTGCTGCTGGGCGTGCTGGTGGCTTTGGCGCTGGTGGTGGCGGGCATACGCGCACGGGCCAACCAGCAAAAGCACGGCGTGACCGGCGAGCCCACGGCCTTCTTCTGGGGCAAGATGGTGATTTTCTCGGCGCTGCTGATCACCTTCAGCTATCTGCTGGCCTCCTACAAGGGCCTGCCCAATGTGCTGATCGTCATGGCGCTGCTGATTGCGGTGTTTGACTTTGTCACCAGCCGCACCACCATTGGCCGCCGCGTCTACGCCCTGGGCGGTAACGAAAAGGCCGCCAAGCTCTCGGGCATCAAGACCGAGCGCCTGGCTTTCTACACCTTCATCAACATGGGTGTGCTGGCCGCGCTGGCCGGGCTGGTGTTTGCCGCACGGCTCAACACCGCCACCCCCAAGGGCGGCCTGGGTTTTGAGCTGGACGTGATTGCCGCCTGCTTCATCGGCGGGGCCTCGGCTTCGGGCGGTGTGGGCAAGGTGATGGGCGCGGTGATTGGCGCGTTCATCATGGGCGTGATGAACAACGGCATGTCCATCATGGGCATCGGCATCGACTACCAGCAGATCATCAAGGGCCTGGTGCTGCTGGCCGCCGTGTTTGTCGACGTGTACAACAAGAACAAGGGATGA
- the fruK gene encoding fructose import ATP-binding protein FruK — protein MSIAGALPVLELTGIDKEFAGNPVLRSVQLRLYPGEIHALMGQNGAGKSTLIKVLTGVLESSGGQMLLMGQSIRPDSPLAAQKLGISTVYQEVNLCPNLSVAENVFAGRYPRLGWMQGYRIDWATVYRRSRELLERIGLDIDVTQLLSTYPVAVQQLVAIARALGVESKVLILDEPTSSLDEDEVQKLFEVLRRLRGEGLAIVFVSHFLNQVYAISDRITVLRNGEWVGEWMADALPPQALISAMLGREFAVQNAHAGQQRDAAQDVVLLQAQGLGQAGRLQPVDLQLHAGEVLGLAGLLGAGRTELARLLFGLEAADKGSLQIDGQTVQLGNPSDAVQYGIALCPEERKTDGIVAELSVRENIALALQARLGVRKFLSLAEQTTLAEHFVKTLGIKTASIETPIGLLSGGNQQKAVIARWLATDPRMLILDEPTRGIDVAAKQEIMEEILRLARGGMAVLFISSEMSEVVRVSDRIAVLRDRRKVGELPGGSSEDEVYALIAADHV, from the coding sequence ATGAGCATCGCTGGCGCACTGCCCGTGCTGGAGCTCACGGGTATCGACAAAGAGTTTGCCGGTAACCCTGTGCTCCGTAGTGTGCAACTGCGCCTGTACCCTGGCGAAATCCACGCCCTGATGGGGCAGAACGGCGCGGGCAAGTCCACGCTGATCAAGGTACTCACCGGCGTGCTGGAGTCCAGCGGCGGGCAGATGCTGCTGATGGGCCAGTCCATCCGACCCGATTCGCCGTTGGCGGCCCAAAAGCTGGGTATCAGCACCGTCTACCAGGAGGTGAACCTCTGCCCCAACCTGTCGGTGGCCGAGAACGTGTTTGCCGGGCGCTACCCGCGCCTGGGCTGGATGCAGGGCTACCGTATCGACTGGGCCACCGTGTACCGCCGCAGCCGGGAGCTGCTGGAGCGCATCGGGCTGGACATTGACGTGACGCAGCTGCTCTCCACCTACCCCGTGGCAGTGCAGCAGCTGGTGGCCATCGCCCGGGCGCTGGGCGTGGAATCCAAGGTGCTGATCCTGGACGAACCCACCTCCAGCCTGGACGAGGACGAGGTGCAAAAGCTGTTCGAGGTGCTGCGCCGCCTGCGCGGCGAAGGCCTGGCGATTGTGTTTGTGTCGCACTTCCTGAACCAGGTTTACGCCATTTCCGACCGCATCACCGTGCTGCGTAACGGGGAGTGGGTGGGCGAATGGATGGCCGATGCGCTGCCGCCCCAAGCCCTGATCTCCGCCATGCTGGGCCGTGAATTTGCGGTGCAAAACGCCCATGCGGGACAGCAGCGCGATGCCGCCCAGGATGTAGTGCTGTTGCAAGCCCAGGGCCTGGGCCAGGCCGGGCGCTTGCAGCCGGTGGACCTGCAGCTGCATGCGGGCGAGGTGCTGGGCCTGGCGGGCCTGCTGGGTGCGGGCCGTACCGAGCTGGCGCGGCTGCTGTTTGGCCTGGAGGCGGCCGACAAGGGCAGCCTGCAGATCGACGGCCAGACCGTGCAGCTGGGCAACCCGTCTGACGCGGTGCAATACGGCATCGCCCTGTGCCCCGAAGAGCGCAAAACCGACGGCATCGTCGCCGAGCTGTCGGTGCGCGAAAACATTGCCCTGGCGCTGCAGGCGCGGCTGGGCGTACGCAAGTTTCTGAGCCTGGCCGAGCAGACCACGCTGGCCGAGCATTTCGTCAAAACCCTAGGCATTAAAACAGCCAGCATCGAAACACCCATCGGCCTGCTGTCGGGCGGCAACCAGCAAAAGGCGGTGATCGCCCGCTGGCTGGCCACCGACCCGCGGATGTTGATTCTGGACGAACCCACCCGCGGCATCGACGTGGCGGCCAAGCAGGAAATCATGGAAGAAATCCTGCGCCTGGCGCGCGGCGGCATGGCCGTGCTGTTCATCTCCAGCGAGATGAGCGAGGTGGTGCGCGTGTCCGACCGCATTGCCGTGCTGCGCGACCGCCGCAAAGTAGGGGAGCTGCCCGGTGGCAGCTCCGAAGACGAAGTTTATGCACTGATTGCCGCCGACCATGTTTAA
- the ytfT gene encoding inner membrane ABC transporter permease protein YtfT: MFKTFLRHPRAWPLLTLLLLLIVNVVFNPGFLHVEWRDSHLYGSLIDILNRAAPLVLVSLGMTLVIATRGIDISVGAVVAISAALAAWMIGGALVVQDGVSVHASRFPMPLAILAALGVAVVCGLWNGVLVARIGMQPIIATLILMVAGRGIAQLITGGQIITIYYAPFFFLGSGYLAGLPFSLFIVALVYGVLHLAMTRTALGLFIQAVGINPVAARGVGIQARKLTVWVYAFCGFCAGVAGLLISSNVKSADGNNAGQLLELDAILAVTLGGTALTGGRFSLFGSVIGALIIQTLTYAIYSLGVPPEINLVVKAVVVFAVMLLQSAEFRATVGTWVVRPVQGQP; this comes from the coding sequence ATGTTTAAGACCTTTTTGCGGCACCCACGCGCGTGGCCCTTGCTGACCCTGCTATTACTTTTGATAGTGAACGTGGTTTTTAACCCCGGCTTTCTGCACGTCGAGTGGCGCGACAGCCATCTGTACGGCAGCCTGATCGACATCCTGAACCGGGCCGCACCGCTGGTGCTGGTGTCGCTGGGCATGACCCTGGTGATCGCCACCCGCGGCATCGATATTTCAGTAGGTGCGGTGGTGGCGATTTCGGCCGCGCTGGCCGCCTGGATGATTGGCGGCGCGCTGGTGGTGCAAGACGGTGTGTCGGTACACGCCAGCCGCTTTCCCATGCCGCTGGCGATTCTGGCCGCGCTGGGTGTGGCGGTGGTGTGCGGCCTGTGGAACGGCGTGCTGGTGGCCCGCATCGGCATGCAGCCCATCATTGCCACGCTGATTCTGATGGTGGCGGGCCGGGGCATTGCCCAGCTCATCACCGGCGGGCAGATCATCACCATCTACTACGCGCCGTTTTTCTTTCTGGGCAGCGGCTATTTGGCGGGTTTGCCGTTCTCGCTGTTCATCGTGGCGCTGGTGTATGGCGTACTGCACCTGGCCATGACGCGCACGGCCCTGGGACTGTTCATCCAGGCGGTGGGCATCAACCCGGTGGCGGCGCGCGGTGTGGGTATCCAAGCGCGCAAGCTCACCGTGTGGGTGTATGCGTTCTGCGGCTTCTGCGCGGGTGTGGCCGGGCTGCTGATCAGCTCCAACGTGAAGAGTGCCGACGGCAACAACGCCGGGCAACTGCTGGAGCTGGATGCCATTTTGGCCGTCACCCTGGGCGGCACCGCGTTGACCGGTGGACGCTTTAGTTTGTTTGGCAGTGTGATCGGCGCGCTGATCATCCAGACGCTGACCTACGCCATCTATTCGCTGGGCGTACCGCCCGAGATCAACCTGGTGGTGAAGGCCGTGGTGGTGTTTGCGGTGATGCTGCTGCAGTCTGCCGAGTTCCGCGCCACCGTGGGCACCTGGGTGGTCCGTCCTGTGCAAGGCCAGCCATGA
- the yjfF gene encoding inner membrane ABC transporter permease protein YjfF, which translates to MKRINSQHLPIVATVSLFAAMATLGSVFYDGFFSPQVFLNLLIDNAFLVIVAVGMTFVVLSGGIDLSVGSVIAFTTMVSASLVEKHGWSPAAVIPLVLLMGTAFGAFMGFLIERFRLQPFIVTLAGMFLARGLCYLISIDSISMTNEFYSDVSQMRIPVWGDASLSIGAVIALIVLAVAVFVAHCTPFGRTVYAVGGSENSALLMGLPVRATLIGVYTLSGFCSALAGVVFTFYMLSGYGLHAVGMELDAIAAVVIGGTLLTGGSGYMVGTLFGVLMLGIIQTLISFDGTLSSWWTRIVVGALLFLFCLLQRVFAAHKSPQP; encoded by the coding sequence ATGAAGCGTATCAACTCTCAGCATCTGCCCATCGTGGCCACCGTATCGCTGTTTGCCGCGATGGCCACACTCGGCTCGGTGTTTTACGACGGCTTTTTCTCGCCGCAGGTTTTTTTGAACCTACTGATCGACAACGCCTTTCTGGTGATCGTGGCGGTGGGCATGACCTTTGTGGTGCTGTCCGGCGGCATCGATCTGTCGGTGGGCTCGGTGATTGCGTTCACCACCATGGTGTCGGCATCGCTGGTAGAAAAGCACGGCTGGAGCCCGGCGGCGGTGATTCCGCTGGTGCTGCTGATGGGCACGGCGTTCGGGGCCTTCATGGGCTTTTTGATCGAACGCTTTCGCCTGCAGCCCTTCATCGTGACGCTGGCGGGCATGTTCCTGGCGCGCGGCCTGTGCTACCTGATCAGCATCGATTCGATCAGCATGACCAACGAGTTTTATTCCGATGTCTCGCAAATGCGCATTCCGGTGTGGGGCGATGCCTCGCTGTCGATTGGTGCGGTGATCGCGCTCATCGTGCTGGCGGTGGCGGTGTTTGTGGCGCACTGCACACCGTTTGGCCGCACGGTGTACGCCGTGGGCGGCAGCGAAAACTCGGCCCTGCTGATGGGCCTGCCGGTGCGCGCCACCCTGATCGGGGTGTACACGCTGTCGGGCTTTTGCTCGGCGCTGGCGGGCGTGGTGTTTACCTTTTACATGCTGTCGGGCTACGGCCTGCATGCCGTGGGCATGGAGCTGGACGCGATTGCGGCGGTGGTCATCGGCGGCACGCTGCTCACCGGCGGCTCGGGCTACATGGTGGGCACCCTGTTTGGCGTGCTGATGCTCGGGATCATCCAGACCCTGATTTCCTTTGACGGCACTTTGAGTTCCTGGTGGACGCGCATCGTCGTGGGCGCGCTGCTGTTTCTGTTCTGCCTGCTCCAGCGCGTGTTTGCCGCCCATAAATCTCCCCAACCCTGA
- the araC_2 gene encoding L-arabonate dehydratase has translation MTDTPKKMRSAEWFGSADKNGFMYRSWMKNQGIPDHEFDGRPIVGICNTWSELTPCNAHFRKIAEHVKRGIFEAGGFPVEFPVFSNGESNLRPTAMLTRNLASMDVEEAIRGNPIDAVVLLTGCDKTTPALLMGAASCDIPAIVVTGGPMLNGKLNGKNIGSGTAVWQLHESLKAGEINEHQFFAAEAGMSRSAGTCNTMGTASTMACMAEALGTSLPHNAAIPAVDARRYVLAHMSGTRAVEMAREGLTLSKILTREAFENAIRTNAAIGGSTNAVIHLKAIAGRIGVQLDLEDWTRIGRGTPTIVDLQPSGRFLMEEFYYAGGLPAVMRRLGEHGLLPHPDALTVNGKSMWDNVREAPQYNDEVIRPIDNPLIADGGICILRGNLSPRGAVLKPSAATPALLKHRGRAVVFENLEHYKERIVDESLDIDASCVMVLKNCGPKGYPGMAEVGNMGLPPKLLRQGVKDMVRISDARMSGTAYGTVVLHVAPEAAAGGPLAAVRDGDFIELDCEQGRLHLDISDAELAERLAALSGNAPKPLSGGYARLYVDHVLQADDGCDFDFLVGCRGSTVPRHSH, from the coding sequence ATGACTGACACCCCTAAAAAAATGCGCTCCGCCGAATGGTTTGGCAGCGCCGACAAAAACGGCTTCATGTACCGCAGCTGGATGAAGAACCAGGGCATCCCGGACCACGAGTTCGATGGCCGCCCCATCGTCGGCATCTGCAACACCTGGAGCGAGCTCACCCCGTGCAACGCCCATTTCCGCAAGATCGCCGAGCATGTGAAGCGCGGCATCTTCGAGGCCGGTGGCTTCCCGGTGGAGTTCCCGGTGTTCAGCAACGGCGAATCCAACCTGCGCCCCACCGCCATGCTGACCCGCAACCTGGCCAGCATGGACGTGGAAGAGGCCATCCGTGGCAACCCCATCGACGCGGTGGTGCTGCTTACCGGCTGCGACAAGACCACGCCTGCGCTGCTGATGGGCGCGGCCAGCTGCGACATCCCCGCCATCGTGGTCACCGGCGGCCCCATGCTCAATGGCAAGCTCAACGGCAAAAACATCGGCTCCGGCACGGCGGTGTGGCAGTTGCACGAGTCGCTCAAGGCGGGCGAGATCAACGAGCACCAGTTCTTTGCTGCCGAGGCGGGCATGTCGCGCTCTGCAGGCACCTGTAACACCATGGGCACGGCCAGCACCATGGCCTGCATGGCCGAGGCGCTGGGCACCTCGCTGCCGCACAACGCCGCCATTCCGGCGGTGGACGCGCGCCGCTACGTGCTGGCGCACATGTCGGGCACACGGGCGGTGGAGATGGCCCGCGAAGGCCTCACGCTGTCCAAGATTCTGACCCGCGAAGCCTTTGAGAACGCCATCCGCACCAACGCGGCCATCGGCGGCTCGACCAACGCCGTCATCCACCTGAAGGCCATCGCCGGGCGCATTGGCGTGCAGCTGGACCTGGAAGACTGGACCCGCATTGGCCGGGGCACGCCGACCATCGTCGATCTGCAGCCCTCGGGCCGCTTCCTGATGGAAGAGTTCTACTACGCCGGTGGCCTGCCTGCCGTGATGCGCCGCCTGGGCGAACACGGCCTGCTGCCGCACCCCGATGCACTCACTGTCAACGGCAAGTCCATGTGGGACAACGTGCGCGAAGCACCCCAGTACAACGACGAAGTCATCCGCCCGATTGACAACCCGCTGATTGCCGACGGCGGCATCTGCATCCTGCGCGGCAACCTGTCGCCCCGCGGTGCGGTGCTCAAGCCGTCGGCTGCCACCCCCGCGCTGCTCAAACACCGGGGCCGCGCGGTGGTGTTCGAGAACCTGGAGCACTATAAGGAACGCATCGTCGATGAAAGCCTGGACATCGATGCGAGCTGCGTGATGGTGCTGAAGAACTGCGGCCCCAAGGGCTACCCCGGCATGGCCGAGGTGGGCAACATGGGCCTGCCACCCAAGCTGCTGCGCCAGGGCGTGAAAGACATGGTGCGCATCTCCGATGCCCGCATGAGCGGCACCGCCTACGGCACCGTGGTGCTGCACGTGGCCCCCGAAGCAGCCGCCGGTGGCCCGCTGGCCGCCGTGCGCGACGGTGACTTCATCGAGCTGGACTGCGAACAAGGCCGCCTGCACCTGGACATCAGTGATGCCGAATTGGCCGAGCGCCTGGCCGCGCTGTCGGGCAATGCACCCAAGCCTTTGTCGGGCGGCTACGCCCGCTTGTATGTAGACCACGTGCTGCAGGCCGATGACGGCTGCGACTTCGACTTCCTGGTCGGCTGCCGTGGCTCCACCGTGCCCCGCCATTCCCACTAA